A DNA window from Brenneria izadpanahii contains the following coding sequences:
- the dam gene encoding adenine-specific DNA-methyltransferase, whose protein sequence is MKKNRAFLKWAGGKYPLVEEIRRYLPAGDCLIEPFVGAGSVFLNTEYDNYILADINSDLINLYNIVKSNADDFIRDSRKLFTDEVNTSETFYLLREEFNLCTDAYRRAVLFLYLNRHCYNGLCRYNMRGEFNVPFGRYKKPYFPEEEIRWFAFKARSATFVCEHYQQTLIKAEPGSVVYCDPPYAPLSATANFTAYHTNNFNTVDQQNLARLAHRLSVENQIPVLISNHDTLLTREWYQDASLYVVKARRTISRNIMGRSKVNELLALYC, encoded by the coding sequence ATGAAAAAAAACCGCGCTTTTTTAAAATGGGCTGGTGGTAAATATCCGCTGGTGGAAGAAATTCGTCGCTATTTACCTGCAGGAGACTGCCTGATCGAGCCGTTTGTTGGCGCTGGCTCTGTATTTTTGAATACAGAGTACGACAACTATATATTGGCCGATATTAATAGCGACCTCATTAACCTCTATAACATCGTCAAGTCAAATGCGGACGATTTTATTCGCGATTCCCGCAAGCTTTTTACTGATGAAGTAAATACGTCAGAGACTTTTTATTTGCTGCGGGAAGAGTTTAATCTTTGTACTGACGCCTATCGACGCGCGGTGCTATTTCTTTATCTGAACCGGCATTGTTATAACGGTCTGTGCCGTTACAACATGCGCGGCGAATTTAATGTGCCGTTCGGCCGTTATAAAAAACCTTATTTCCCGGAAGAAGAAATTCGCTGGTTCGCTTTTAAGGCAAGAAGCGCGACTTTTGTTTGCGAGCATTATCAGCAAACGCTGATTAAAGCTGAACCCGGTTCGGTGGTTTATTGCGATCCTCCCTATGCGCCATTATCGGCGACGGCAAACTTTACGGCGTACCACACCAATAATTTTAATACCGTCGATCAGCAGAATCTGGCCCGGCTGGCGCACCGTTTGTCGGTTGAAAATCAGATCCCCGTACTGATTTCCAATCACGATACGTTGCTGACTCGCGAGTGGTATCAGGATGCATCGCTTTACGTGGTAAAAGCGCGCCGGACGATTAGCCGTAATATCATGGGACGGAGTAAAGTAAACGAGCTTTTAGCATTGTATTGTTGA
- the rpe gene encoding ribulose-phosphate 3-epimerase gives MKPFLIAPSILSADFARLGEDTANALSAGADVVHFDVMDNHYVPNLTIGPLVLKSLRDYGITAPIDVHLMVKPVDRIIPDFAQAGASFITFHPEASEHVDRSLQLIKDHGCKAGLVFNPATPLSYLDYVMDKLDIILLMSVNPGFGGQSFIPSTLDKLRQVRKLIDASGYDIRLEVDGGVKVDNIGAIAAAGADMFVAGSAIFSQPDYRAVIDRMREELAKVADE, from the coding sequence ATGAAACCGTTTTTAATCGCCCCGTCTATTCTGTCGGCTGACTTTGCCCGGCTTGGTGAAGATACCGCTAACGCGCTGTCGGCAGGCGCCGACGTGGTTCATTTTGACGTAATGGATAACCATTATGTGCCGAATCTGACCATCGGTCCGCTGGTGCTGAAATCCTTGCGGGATTACGGCATCACGGCGCCGATCGATGTTCATTTGATGGTTAAGCCCGTTGATCGCATTATTCCCGACTTTGCGCAGGCGGGCGCCAGTTTCATTACGTTTCATCCCGAAGCCTCAGAGCATGTCGATCGTTCTCTGCAACTGATCAAAGACCACGGCTGCAAGGCCGGCCTGGTTTTCAACCCGGCGACGCCTCTCAGCTACCTTGATTACGTTATGGATAAGCTGGATATTATTTTGCTGATGTCGGTTAACCCCGGCTTTGGCGGTCAGTCGTTTATTCCGTCTACACTGGATAAACTGCGGCAGGTGCGCAAGCTGATTGACGCCAGCGGTTATGATATCCGTCTGGAAGTGGATGGCGGCGTGAAGGTTGATAATATCGGCGCCATTGCCGCGGCGGGCGCCGATATGTTTGTGGCGGGCTCCGCGATTTTCAGCCAGCCGGACTATCGGGCGGTTATCGATCGGATGCGTGAGGAATTGGCGAAGGTGGCGGATGAGTAA
- a CDS encoding phosphoglycolate phosphatase translates to MSNAVSIKTTPIRGLAFDLDGTLINSLPGLAAAIDLALQAHSLPAAGEARVAAWIGNGADVLVERALRWAGAEPTPQRIRETRETFDRYYEQTVNGGSELFPQVKETLAHLSAQGFPMAVVTNKPTPFVAPLLASLGIDAYFSLIIGGDDVIVKKPHPAPLYLVLGKLGLRADELLFVGDSRNDIQASQAAGCPCVGMTYGYNYGEAIESSHPDIVLDRFADLLPIVGPSSSKNQETLV, encoded by the coding sequence ATGAGTAACGCCGTGTCCATCAAAACCACGCCTATCCGGGGACTGGCGTTTGACCTGGATGGCACGTTGATTAACAGTTTGCCCGGATTGGCCGCCGCGATAGATTTAGCGTTGCAGGCGCACTCTCTTCCCGCCGCGGGCGAAGCGCGGGTCGCCGCCTGGATTGGCAACGGCGCCGATGTTCTGGTTGAGCGCGCGCTGCGCTGGGCCGGCGCAGAACCCACGCCGCAGCGCATTCGTGAAACCCGTGAGACGTTCGATCGCTATTATGAGCAAACGGTCAATGGCGGTAGCGAACTGTTTCCCCAGGTTAAAGAAACGCTGGCGCATCTGTCTGCTCAGGGTTTCCCGATGGCCGTCGTCACCAATAAACCGACGCCGTTTGTCGCGCCTTTGCTGGCGTCTCTGGGCATTGACGCGTACTTTTCCCTTATTATCGGCGGTGATGACGTCATCGTCAAAAAGCCGCATCCGGCTCCTCTGTATCTGGTGTTGGGCAAATTAGGATTGCGCGCGGATGAATTACTTTTCGTTGGTGATTCCCGTAATGATATTCAGGCGTCTCAGGCTGCCGGCTGTCCCTGCGTCGGTATGACCTATGGATACAACTATGGCGAAGCGATCGAGTCGAGTCATCCGGATATTGTGCTGGATCGTTTTGCCGATTTATTGCCCATTGTCGGGCCGTCATCTTCAAAAAATCAGGAAACATTAGTATGA
- the trpS gene encoding tryptophan--tRNA ligase, which translates to MSKPIVFSGAQPSGELTIGNYMGALRQWVNMQDDYDCIYCIVDLHAITVRQDAQQLRKATLDTLALYLACGIDPQKSTIFVQSHVPEHTQLSWVLNCYTYFGELSRMTQFKDKSSRYAENINAGLFDYPVLMAADILLYQTAQVPVGEDQKQHLELSRDIAQRFNTLYGDIFKVPEPFIPKSGARVMSLLEPTKKMSKSDDNRNNVIGLLEDPKSVVKKIKRAVTDSDEPPVVRYDVVNKAGVSNLLDILSAVTGKTIADLEQEFSGQMYGHLKGAVADAVSGMLSELQERYHRFRDDEALLQQIMREGAEKASARAQLTLKKVYEAVGFVGRP; encoded by the coding sequence ATGAGCAAGCCCATTGTATTTAGCGGAGCACAACCGTCTGGTGAACTGACTATTGGTAACTACATGGGTGCGTTACGCCAGTGGGTCAATATGCAGGATGACTATGACTGCATCTACTGTATCGTTGATCTGCACGCCATTACGGTGCGTCAGGATGCGCAACAGCTGAGAAAAGCGACGCTGGATACGCTGGCGCTTTATCTGGCCTGCGGTATCGATCCGCAGAAGAGCACCATCTTCGTTCAGTCGCACGTTCCTGAACATACCCAGTTAAGCTGGGTTTTGAACTGCTACACCTATTTCGGCGAACTGAGCCGTATGACGCAGTTTAAGGATAAATCCTCGCGCTATGCCGAGAATATCAATGCCGGCCTGTTTGATTATCCGGTGCTGATGGCGGCTGATATTCTGCTGTATCAGACCGCTCAGGTGCCGGTGGGCGAAGATCAGAAACAGCATCTGGAGCTTAGCCGCGATATCGCGCAGCGCTTCAATACGCTTTACGGCGATATTTTCAAAGTTCCCGAACCGTTTATTCCGAAGTCCGGCGCCCGGGTGATGTCTTTGCTGGAGCCGACCAAAAAGATGTCCAAATCCGACGATAACCGCAACAACGTTATCGGCCTGCTGGAAGATCCCAAGTCGGTGGTGAAAAAGATCAAACGTGCGGTGACGGATTCGGATGAGCCGCCGGTCGTTCGCTACGATGTGGTGAATAAAGCCGGGGTTTCCAATCTGCTGGATATTCTGTCTGCCGTTACGGGAAAAACCATTGCCGACCTGGAACAGGAGTTCAGCGGCCAGATGTACGGCCACCTGAAAGGCGCGGTAGCCGATGCGGTGTCCGGCATGCTGTCGGAATTGCAGGAGCGTTATCATCGCTTCCGCGACGATGAGGCTCTCTTGCAGCAGATCATGCGTGAAGGGGCGGAAAAAGCCAGCGCCCGCGCGCAGTTGACATTGAAGAAAGTATATGAAGCGGTTGGGTTTGTTGGCCGTCCGTAA
- a CDS encoding M20 family metallopeptidase, whose amino-acid sequence MNSTQTDKTLPPVDQSAVEEICGLITAKRQQFCTLSDAIWDTPELNYEEYRSSAQHEAVLKAEGFRLTTGIAGMPTALLGEFGSGSPVIAILGEYDALPGLSQQANVAEPKPLENGGNGHGCGHNLLGSASLQAATAVKDYLQKHAMSGTVRFYGCPAEEGGSSKGFMVKAGVFDDVDIAICWHPAAFTGVNSPESLACNELNFYFKGRASHAASSPHLGRSALDAVELMNVGVNYMREHMPSSARVHYAITDSGGHAPNVVQANATVRYLVRARRLPELHQLVNRVKKIAQGAALMTETEVSHEVLSGDANLLGNAPLEHRMHQHLLALGPIEFDEQDRQFAAKFQAAMTAEDIANSYARFGLRPQPGQALHEGIYPLYSPDPAFIGSTDVGTVSWVVPTVQIRSATYAIGTPAHSWQLVAQGKAPAAHKGMEYAAKAMASLAVDLLTTPELIEQAKADLQAQLRQTPFENPIPDDVYPPLPQ is encoded by the coding sequence ATGAATTCGACACAAACTGACAAGACATTGCCGCCGGTCGACCAGAGCGCCGTAGAGGAAATCTGCGGATTGATTACGGCGAAACGGCAACAGTTCTGCACGCTCAGCGACGCTATCTGGGATACGCCGGAGCTGAACTATGAGGAATACCGATCTTCCGCCCAGCATGAAGCCGTGCTGAAAGCGGAAGGATTTCGCCTGACGACCGGCATTGCCGGCATGCCCACCGCCTTATTGGGCGAATTTGGTTCAGGTTCGCCGGTTATCGCCATTCTCGGCGAATACGATGCTCTGCCGGGCTTAAGCCAGCAGGCGAACGTCGCCGAACCCAAGCCGTTGGAAAATGGCGGCAACGGACACGGTTGCGGACACAATCTACTCGGCAGCGCGTCATTGCAGGCGGCTACCGCCGTTAAAGATTATCTGCAAAAACATGCGATGTCCGGCACCGTTCGTTTCTACGGTTGCCCGGCGGAAGAAGGCGGTTCGTCAAAAGGTTTCATGGTCAAAGCCGGCGTGTTCGACGATGTCGATATCGCCATCTGCTGGCATCCGGCCGCGTTTACCGGGGTAAACAGCCCGGAATCGCTGGCCTGCAACGAACTGAATTTCTACTTCAAAGGCCGCGCTTCCCACGCCGCCAGCAGCCCGCATCTGGGCCGCAGCGCATTGGATGCGGTCGAGTTAATGAACGTTGGCGTTAACTATATGCGCGAGCATATGCCCTCTTCCGCCCGTGTGCATTACGCTATTACCGACAGCGGCGGCCACGCGCCCAACGTGGTGCAGGCCAACGCAACCGTTCGCTATCTGGTGCGGGCCCGGCGGCTGCCGGAACTGCATCAGTTAGTAAACCGGGTTAAGAAAATCGCGCAAGGCGCCGCGCTGATGACGGAAACCGAGGTCAGCCATGAAGTGCTGAGCGGAGACGCCAACCTTCTCGGCAACGCACCGCTGGAACATCGAATGCACCAGCATTTGCTGGCGCTGGGTCCCATTGAGTTTGATGAGCAGGATCGCCAGTTCGCCGCGAAATTCCAGGCCGCGATGACGGCGGAAGATATCGCCAATTCTTACGCTCGCTTTGGGTTAAGACCTCAACCCGGTCAAGCGCTGCATGAGGGGATCTATCCGCTCTACAGTCCCGATCCCGCCTTTATCGGCTCAACGGATGTAGGGACGGTCAGTTGGGTGGTGCCGACCGTTCAGATTCGCAGCGCGACTTACGCGATTGGAACCCCGGCTCACTCATGGCAGTTGGTGGCGCAGGGCAAAGCGCCGGCGGCGCACAAGGGGATGGAATATGCCGCCAAAGCGATGGCCTCGCTGGCGGTAGATCTGTTAACGACCCCGGAATTAATCGAACAGGCCAAAGCCGATCTGCAGGCTCAATTACGGCAAACGCCGTTTGAGAACCCGATTCCGGATGATGTCTATCCGCCGCTGCCGCAGTAA
- a CDS encoding transporter substrate-binding domain-containing protein, which produces MMKSRLKMIACSLCLASTLVAAFNASAEEKKWTTVRLATEGAFYPYNFTKPDGSLDGFEIDLYKVLCSSMQVKCEIMVQPFTSSIPALNAGKFDAIISGMSATEKRREVIDFSQPYSQSGQTFATLKSSPLAAAFPDAGKRFSLKPESEAAAQEEIEKLKPLLKGKTIGVQSASIASTFLNKYFKGVMTVREYKTTQEHDLDLKAGRVDLVIASPAYLTGVTKKPGNENIVLPGPQFVGGILGSGSSVGLRKSDPELKAMFNAAIEKAKNDGTLKTLSEKWFGMDTAPL; this is translated from the coding sequence ATGATGAAATCAAGATTAAAAATGATCGCCTGTTCTCTGTGTCTGGCAAGCACGCTGGTTGCGGCATTCAACGCCTCGGCGGAAGAGAAGAAATGGACGACGGTGCGGCTCGCTACCGAAGGCGCGTTCTATCCTTATAACTTCACCAAGCCGGACGGCTCACTGGATGGCTTCGAAATCGATCTGTACAAGGTCTTGTGCAGCAGCATGCAGGTGAAATGCGAAATCATGGTGCAGCCATTTACCAGTTCGATTCCCGCGCTGAACGCCGGCAAGTTCGACGCTATCATTTCCGGCATGTCCGCCACTGAAAAGCGCCGTGAAGTCATCGACTTCAGCCAGCCGTATAGCCAAAGCGGGCAGACCTTCGCGACGCTGAAATCCAGCCCGCTGGCTGCAGCGTTTCCCGACGCCGGTAAACGTTTCTCGCTGAAACCAGAAAGCGAAGCCGCCGCGCAGGAAGAAATTGAAAAGCTGAAACCGCTGCTGAAGGGCAAGACTATTGGCGTTCAGTCCGCGTCTATCGCCAGCACCTTTCTGAATAAATACTTCAAAGGCGTGATGACCGTACGTGAGTACAAAACCACGCAAGAGCACGATCTCGATCTGAAAGCGGGGCGCGTGGATCTGGTTATCGCCTCCCCGGCCTACCTGACCGGCGTGACCAAAAAACCGGGCAACGAAAACATCGTATTGCCGGGGCCGCAGTTTGTTGGCGGCATTCTGGGCAGCGGTTCATCGGTTGGCCTGCGGAAATCCGACCCGGAATTAAAAGCCATGTTTAATGCCGCTATCGAGAAAGCCAAAAACGACGGCACGCTGAAAACCCTGAGCGAGAAATGGTTTGGCATGGATACCGCGCCGCTCTGA
- a CDS encoding ABC transporter ATP-binding protein codes for MTTPAISLRNIHKSFGSLEVLKGISFDASQGEVVSILGSSGSGKSTLLRCINMLELPDQGEIVVAGESIEMQKNRKGQSRPSNPRQIDRIRTQLGMVFQNFNLWSHKTVLENVIEAPVHVLKRPHAECVEHAGHLLEKVGLADKQHYYPSHLSGGQQQRAAIARALAMAPKVMLFDEPTSALDPELVGEVLRVMRTLADEGMTMLVVTHEMDFAREVSNRVVFLHQGEIEEQGTPEQVFTASQSARFRQFIASW; via the coding sequence ATGACCACACCAGCGATCAGCCTGCGCAACATTCATAAAAGTTTCGGTTCTCTGGAAGTATTGAAAGGTATCTCTTTTGATGCCAGCCAGGGGGAGGTGGTTTCCATTCTCGGTTCATCCGGTTCAGGAAAATCCACGCTGTTGCGCTGTATCAATATGTTGGAACTTCCCGATCAAGGCGAGATCGTGGTTGCCGGGGAGTCCATCGAAATGCAAAAAAACCGCAAAGGCCAGAGCCGGCCGTCGAACCCCAGACAAATCGATCGCATACGCACGCAGCTCGGCATGGTATTCCAGAATTTCAACCTGTGGTCGCATAAAACCGTGCTGGAAAACGTGATTGAAGCGCCGGTGCACGTATTAAAACGCCCCCATGCGGAGTGCGTGGAGCACGCCGGACACCTGCTGGAGAAGGTGGGATTGGCCGACAAACAGCACTACTACCCTTCCCATCTGTCAGGCGGTCAACAGCAGCGGGCGGCGATTGCCCGCGCATTAGCCATGGCGCCGAAAGTCATGTTGTTCGACGAACCGACATCGGCGCTCGATCCTGAACTGGTCGGCGAAGTGTTGCGCGTTATGCGCACTCTGGCCGATGAAGGCATGACCATGCTGGTGGTCACTCACGAGATGGATTTCGCCCGTGAAGTTTCTAATCGCGTGGTCTTTCTGCATCAAGGCGAGATTGAAGAACAGGGTACGCCGGAGCAGGTATTCACCGCCAGCCAGTCCGCCCGCTTCCGGCAATTCATCGCCAGTTGGTAA
- a CDS encoding ABC transporter permease — protein MDFPFIYATFLEIIPGIPLTLQLAVGSVFLGFFLALGLALMQLSGNGLLRSFARTYVLFFRGTPLLVQLFLIYYGLGQFVWIRESFLWPLLREPYWCALLSLSLCTGAYASEIIRGGLLSVPAGQIEAARACGMPSLMIFRRIIFPLAIRQALPAYGNELISMIKSTSLASIITLMEITGIAARIISETYRALEVFLIAGSIYLFINLILTRLLIWAEFTITPYSRAPIVQSSAEKIKKLGDFQ, from the coding sequence ATGGATTTTCCTTTTATTTATGCAACCTTTCTGGAAATTATTCCCGGCATCCCTCTGACCTTGCAGCTCGCCGTCGGCTCTGTTTTTCTGGGATTTTTTCTGGCGCTGGGGCTGGCATTGATGCAGCTGTCCGGCAATGGATTATTGCGATCCTTTGCGCGCACCTATGTCCTGTTTTTCCGCGGTACGCCGCTACTGGTGCAACTATTCCTGATCTATTACGGATTGGGCCAGTTCGTGTGGATCCGGGAAAGTTTTCTCTGGCCGCTACTGCGCGAACCTTATTGGTGCGCCTTGCTGTCGCTCAGCCTGTGCACCGGCGCTTACGCCAGCGAAATTATCCGCGGCGGGTTGCTGTCGGTTCCCGCCGGACAGATAGAAGCGGCGCGCGCCTGCGGTATGCCTTCGCTGATGATTTTCAGGCGTATTATCTTTCCGCTGGCGATCCGGCAGGCATTGCCGGCCTATGGCAATGAGCTGATCTCCATGATCAAATCCACCTCGCTGGCCTCCATTATTACGCTGATGGAGATCACCGGCATCGCGGCGCGCATTATCTCGGAAACCTACCGGGCGCTTGAAGTTTTTCTGATCGCCGGCTCCATCTATTTGTTTATCAATCTGATTCTGACGCGCCTGCTGATTTGGGCGGAGTTCACCATTACCCCCTATTCACGTGCGCCCATCGTACAATCGTCGGCGGAAAAAATTAAAAAACTGGGAGACTTTCAATGA
- a CDS encoding ABC transporter permease, translating into MEEVTFWQLISFGENGWGKLLLLGAGMTLALASCGFLLGALIGTLGAWSKICGNRPVRYLADGYTTIIRGIPDLLIIYLLYFGGSSALTMIAKLFGSNEFIGLPGFVAGVIAVGISSGAQQTEVFRGAFYAVSKGEIEAAKACGMSTLLRLRRIIMPLLLRHAIPALGNVWQLVLKASALVSVTGVAELLTQSQTGSGSTGKPFDFFMAAAVLYLIISICSGWIMRRAESYYSRGVRR; encoded by the coding sequence GTGGAAGAAGTAACTTTCTGGCAACTCATCAGTTTTGGTGAAAATGGCTGGGGGAAATTATTACTACTCGGCGCAGGAATGACGCTCGCGCTGGCGAGCTGCGGATTCCTACTCGGCGCGCTTATCGGCACGCTCGGCGCCTGGTCAAAAATCTGCGGTAATCGTCCGGTACGTTACCTTGCTGACGGCTATACCACCATCATACGCGGCATACCGGATCTGCTGATCATCTACCTGCTCTATTTTGGCGGCAGCTCGGCATTAACCATGATAGCCAAGCTGTTCGGCAGTAATGAATTTATCGGACTTCCCGGCTTCGTCGCCGGGGTGATCGCCGTCGGGATCTCTTCCGGCGCACAGCAGACGGAAGTGTTCCGCGGCGCGTTTTATGCAGTCTCCAAAGGTGAAATTGAAGCCGCCAAAGCCTGCGGCATGTCCACTCTCCTGCGTCTGCGGCGCATCATTATGCCGCTCCTGCTGCGCCATGCGATACCGGCTTTAGGCAATGTCTGGCAGTTGGTGCTGAAAGCTTCGGCGCTGGTATCGGTAACCGGAGTGGCGGAACTATTGACCCAATCCCAAACTGGTTCCGGCTCAACCGGCAAGCCGTTCGATTTCTTTATGGCGGCGGCGGTGCTTTATCTAATTATCTCTATCTGTTCCGGCTGGATCATGCGCCGGGCGGAGTCATATTATTCCCGGGGTGTAAGACGCTGA
- the cysG gene encoding siroheme synthase CysG has translation MDYLPIFCQLHDKHCLLVGGGEVAERKAKLLLDAGATLTVNAIAFSEKFLRWQQEKRATLVQGSFEPSLLTGVWLVIAATDDRDINKQVYECASKRQIFCNTVDDVQSASFIMPSIIDRSPLMVAVSSGGTAPVLARILREKLEGILPLHLGKLAAFAGELRQRVQGRFRKADTRRRFWEKLFIHDRLGQALANNDDAGVQQLTEQLFSEPLDDRGEVVLVGAGPGDAGLLTLKGLQKLQQADIVVYDRLVSEDVLNLIRRDAECIFVGKQSGHHCVPQEQINQLLQEKALAGKRVVRLKGGDPFIFGRGGEELEHLQQAGIPFSVVPGITAASGCSAYSGIPLTHRHYSQGVRLITGHVQHDAELDWASLAAEKQTLVFYMGLQQADYIQRKLIEQKLPDTVPVALVENGTSTAQRVFTGQLSQLGELAKRAVSPSLIIIGNVVGLREKLNWFTGRPE, from the coding sequence ATGGATTACCTGCCAATATTCTGTCAGTTACACGATAAACATTGTTTATTGGTAGGTGGGGGAGAAGTCGCCGAACGTAAGGCCAAGCTGCTATTGGACGCCGGCGCCACCCTTACGGTGAATGCCATCGCCTTCAGTGAAAAATTTCTTCGCTGGCAGCAAGAAAAACGGGCGACGCTGGTGCAAGGCTCCTTTGAGCCTTCGCTGTTAACCGGCGTATGGCTGGTGATCGCCGCCACCGACGATCGCGACATCAACAAGCAGGTTTATGAGTGCGCCAGCAAACGGCAGATCTTCTGCAACACCGTGGACGACGTGCAAAGCGCAAGTTTCATTATGCCTTCCATTATCGACCGTTCACCCTTGATGGTCGCCGTGTCGTCCGGGGGGACCGCGCCCGTGCTGGCGCGCATACTGCGAGAAAAACTGGAAGGCATCCTGCCGCTGCATCTTGGCAAGCTGGCCGCCTTTGCCGGGGAATTGCGTCAACGCGTACAAGGCCGTTTCAGAAAAGCGGATACACGCCGCCGTTTCTGGGAAAAGCTGTTTATCCACGACCGCTTGGGCCAAGCGCTGGCGAATAACGACGACGCCGGCGTACAGCAGCTTACCGAGCAGCTTTTCTCCGAACCGCTGGATGACAGAGGGGAAGTGGTGCTGGTGGGCGCCGGCCCCGGCGATGCCGGATTACTAACGCTGAAAGGCTTACAGAAACTGCAACAGGCGGATATCGTGGTTTACGATCGTCTGGTTTCAGAAGATGTGCTTAATCTGATCCGGCGTGACGCCGAGTGCATTTTTGTCGGTAAGCAATCCGGCCATCACTGCGTTCCTCAGGAACAGATTAATCAGCTATTGCAGGAGAAAGCGCTGGCGGGTAAACGGGTTGTGCGGCTGAAAGGCGGCGATCCTTTCATATTCGGCCGCGGCGGCGAAGAGTTGGAACATTTGCAACAAGCCGGGATCCCTTTCTCCGTCGTGCCGGGAATTACCGCCGCTTCCGGCTGCTCCGCCTACAGCGGTATTCCGTTAACCCACCGTCATTATTCCCAGGGCGTAAGACTGATCACCGGGCATGTTCAGCATGACGCCGAACTCGATTGGGCCAGCCTGGCGGCGGAAAAGCAAACGCTGGTATTCTACATGGGGCTTCAGCAGGCGGATTACATTCAGCGCAAACTGATAGAACAGAAGCTGCCCGATACGGTGCCGGTGGCGCTGGTCGAAAACGGCACCTCCACGGCGCAGCGGGTATTCACCGGGCAACTCTCACAGCTTGGGGAACTGGCAAAACGGGCCGTCAGTCCGAGCTTGATCATTATCGGCAACGTCGTCGGCCTGAGAGAAAAACTGAACTGGTTCACGGGGCGTCCGGAATAA
- a CDS encoding mandelate racemase family protein → MKIESIDVTVFTYPTFRVSDSAGHSHPGAENQAKMAMLTISADDGHKGYAFAPPEVIRPHIINAFFRKVLIGQNPFDRERLWQDLAHWQRGSANQLTDRALSIAESALWDLLGRTLDLPVHKLLGGFREKVPAYGSTMCGDELPGGLSTPEEYAQFAEKLVQRGYQAIKLHTWMPPVSFAPSPKMDVKACAAVREAVGPDICLMLDGYHWYSRSDALYIGRELQKLNFTWFEEPMEEQSMASYSWLTKSLEIDVIGPESLSGKYLSRADWVKEGACDILRAGVQGVGGISPCLKVAHLAESFGMDCEVHGNGAPNLAVVGAIKNCRWYERGLLHPFLNYDQPAAYLNAIVDPMDDEGFVHLPQRPGLGEDINFDWIEEHTLSKA, encoded by the coding sequence GTGAAAATAGAGTCAATTGATGTCACCGTCTTTACGTACCCGACGTTCCGGGTTTCCGACAGCGCGGGGCATTCTCATCCCGGCGCCGAGAATCAGGCTAAAATGGCGATGCTGACGATAAGCGCGGACGACGGTCATAAAGGCTATGCCTTTGCGCCGCCGGAAGTGATTCGTCCCCACATCATTAACGCCTTCTTCCGTAAGGTTCTCATCGGGCAAAACCCGTTCGACCGCGAGCGTCTCTGGCAGGATCTGGCGCACTGGCAGCGCGGCAGCGCCAACCAGTTGACCGATCGGGCGCTATCTATCGCCGAGTCGGCCTTATGGGATTTACTGGGGCGCACGCTCGATCTTCCGGTACACAAGCTGTTGGGCGGGTTTCGTGAAAAAGTGCCGGCCTACGGCAGCACCATGTGTGGCGATGAATTGCCTGGCGGTTTATCCACCCCGGAAGAGTATGCGCAATTCGCTGAAAAGCTGGTTCAGCGCGGTTATCAAGCCATCAAGCTGCATACCTGGATGCCGCCGGTTTCTTTCGCTCCCAGCCCTAAAATGGACGTAAAAGCCTGCGCCGCCGTGCGTGAAGCCGTTGGGCCGGATATCTGTCTGATGCTGGACGGCTACCACTGGTACAGCCGCAGCGACGCCCTGTACATCGGCCGAGAGCTGCAGAAGCTGAACTTCACCTGGTTTGAAGAGCCGATGGAAGAGCAAAGCATGGCCTCTTACAGCTGGCTGACCAAAAGCCTGGAGATTGATGTCATCGGACCGGAAAGTCTGTCCGGTAAGTACCTTAGTCGAGCTGACTGGGTGAAAGAGGGGGCGTGCGATATTTTACGGGCCGGCGTCCAGGGCGTCGGTGGTATTTCGCCATGCCTGAAAGTGGCGCATCTGGCGGAATCCTTTGGCATGGACTGTGAAGTTCATGGTAACGGCGCGCCGAATCTGGCGGTGGTGGGGGCGATAAAAAACTGCCGCTGGTATGAACGCGGATTATTACACCCCTTCCTGAATTATGACCAACCCGCCGCTTATCTGAACGCCATTGTGGATCCGATGGATGACGAAGGATTCGTGCATCTGCCGCAGCGCCCCGGTCTGGGGGAAGACATTAATTTTGATTGGATTGAGGAGCATACCTTAAGTAAAGCGTGA